Proteins from one Ramlibacter sp. PS4R-6 genomic window:
- the tilS gene encoding tRNA lysidine(34) synthetase TilS, with protein MTASLDAAVAAFAPRLPLAVAYSGGADSTALLVACATRWPGQVVAIHVNHGLQAAAAGFESHCRSACGALGVPLHAERIDARHAPGESPEDAARRGRYEAIHRAALREGVACVALAQHADDQVETVLLALSRGAGIAGLAGMRPAWEQDGVDYCRPLLEVSAADIRVWLKARGVEWIEDPSNESEAYTRNRIRSRVLPALREAFPTALNTFARSARHAAQAQSVLEEVAAEDLQRVGTPPDIAALRSLGRARQANVLRHWLRSAHEAQASTAQLEELQRQVAACATRGHDIRLRVGEGFVQRDGARLVFTPSV; from the coding sequence ATGACCGCCAGCCTCGATGCCGCCGTCGCGGCGTTCGCGCCGCGGCTGCCGCTCGCCGTAGCCTATAGCGGCGGCGCCGATTCGACAGCGCTGCTGGTCGCCTGCGCGACGCGGTGGCCGGGCCAGGTGGTGGCGATCCATGTGAACCACGGGCTGCAGGCGGCGGCGGCCGGCTTCGAAAGCCATTGCCGCTCCGCCTGCGGGGCGCTGGGTGTGCCCCTGCATGCCGAGCGCATCGATGCGCGCCACGCGCCCGGGGAAAGTCCCGAAGATGCGGCGCGCCGCGGCCGCTACGAAGCCATCCACCGGGCCGCGCTGCGCGAAGGCGTTGCCTGCGTGGCCCTGGCCCAGCACGCCGACGACCAGGTCGAGACCGTGCTGCTCGCGCTCTCGCGCGGCGCGGGCATCGCGGGGCTTGCCGGGATGCGGCCCGCATGGGAGCAGGACGGTGTCGACTACTGCCGGCCCTTGCTGGAAGTCTCCGCGGCGGACATCCGTGTGTGGCTGAAGGCCCGCGGTGTCGAGTGGATCGAAGACCCGTCGAACGAGAGCGAGGCGTACACACGCAACCGCATCCGCTCGCGCGTGCTGCCGGCGTTGCGCGAAGCCTTCCCCACGGCGCTCAACACGTTCGCGCGCAGCGCGCGCCATGCCGCGCAGGCGCAATCGGTGCTCGAGGAAGTTGCGGCCGAGGACCTCCAGCGCGTGGGCACGCCGCCGGACATCGCCGCGCTGCGCTCGCTGGGCCGCGCGCGCCAGGCGAACGTGCTGCGCCACTGGCTGCGCAGCGCCCACGAGGCGCAGGCCAGCACCGCGCAACTCGAGGAACTCCAGCGCCAGGTCGCCGCATGCGCCACCCGCGGCCACGACATCCGGCTGCGCGTGGGCGAGGGGTTCGTGCAGCGCGATGGGGCGCGGTTGGTGTTCACCCCATCGGTATAA
- a CDS encoding peptidylprolyl isomerase — protein MANPKVDLHIANHGVITIELDEQKAPLSTKNFLDYVKAGHYDRTIFHRVIDGFMIQGGGFEPGMTQKKANAPVQNEATNGLKNDKYTVAMARTSDPHSATAQFFINVADNEFLNHKSPTPQGWGYAVIGKVVAGKEIVDKIRGVKTGRKGFHDDVPQEDVVIEKAVVA, from the coding sequence ATGGCGAACCCGAAAGTCGACCTGCACATCGCCAACCACGGCGTGATCACGATCGAGCTCGACGAGCAGAAAGCGCCCCTGAGCACGAAGAACTTCCTCGACTACGTGAAAGCCGGCCACTACGACCGCACCATCTTCCACCGCGTGATCGACGGCTTCATGATCCAGGGCGGCGGCTTCGAGCCCGGCATGACGCAGAAGAAGGCGAACGCGCCGGTGCAGAACGAGGCCACCAACGGCCTGAAGAACGACAAGTACACGGTGGCGATGGCGCGCACGTCCGACCCGCATTCGGCCACCGCGCAGTTCTTCATCAACGTCGCCGACAACGAGTTCCTCAACCACAAGTCGCCGACGCCGCAGGGGTGGGGCTACGCCGTCATCGGCAAGGTGGTCGCCGGCAAGGAAATCGTCGACAAGATCCGCGGCGTGAAGACCGGTCGCAAGGGCTTCCACGACGACGTGCCGCAGGAGGACGTCGTGATCGAGAAGGCCGTCGTCGCCTGA
- a CDS encoding DNA-3-methyladenine glycosylase family protein, with amino-acid sequence MNDKVVFTRPDYWEEACRYLAKKDRVMKRLIPQFGEACLQSRGDAFTTLARSIVGQQISVKAAQTVWDRFAKLPRNMVPANVLRLKVDDMQAAGLSARKIEYLVDLALHFDSGAIDVGAWKAMSDEEIIAELVGIRGIGRWTAEMFLIFHLMRPNVLPLDDVGLITGISKNYFSGESVSRSDAREVAAAWDPYCSVATWYIWRSLDPLPVEY; translated from the coding sequence TTGAACGACAAGGTCGTCTTCACGCGTCCTGACTACTGGGAGGAGGCGTGCCGCTACCTCGCGAAGAAGGACCGCGTGATGAAGCGCCTCATCCCGCAGTTCGGCGAGGCCTGCCTGCAGTCGCGCGGCGACGCGTTCACCACGCTCGCTCGCAGCATCGTCGGCCAGCAGATCTCGGTGAAGGCCGCGCAGACGGTGTGGGACCGCTTCGCCAAGTTGCCGCGCAACATGGTGCCCGCCAACGTGCTGCGCCTGAAGGTGGACGACATGCAGGCCGCGGGCCTGTCGGCGCGCAAGATCGAGTACCTCGTCGACCTGGCGCTGCACTTCGATTCGGGCGCGATCGACGTCGGCGCGTGGAAGGCGATGAGCGACGAGGAGATCATCGCGGAGCTCGTGGGCATCCGCGGCATCGGCCGCTGGACGGCGGAGATGTTCCTCATCTTCCACCTGATGCGGCCCAACGTCCTGCCGCTGGACGACGTGGGCCTGATCACCGGCATCAGCAAGAACTACTTCTCCGGCGAGTCGGTGAGCCGCAGCGACGCCCGCGAGGTGGCCGCCGCCTGGGACCCGTATTGCAGCGTCGCGACTTGGTATATTTGGCGGTCCCTCGATCCCCTGCCCGTGGAGTACTGA
- a CDS encoding UDP-2,3-diacylglucosamine diphosphatase, which translates to MDPTALPRIAELAAPAAWQSIEFISDLHLQASEPRTFDAWRRFMASSRADALFILGDLFEVWVGDDVVDEPGFAADCAAVLQAAAKRLPVFVMHGNRDFLMGDGLMRTCGATLLEDPTVFTFGGARWLLTHGDALCVSDTKYMQFRAQVRDAAYQRAFLAKPLAERLAIGRAMRAESESRKGAGPSPDYGTVDDTLAAQWLEAADARTMIHGHTHQPREHDLGRGLTRIVLADWDLAATPPRCEVLRVDVWGAQRVTLA; encoded by the coding sequence ATGGACCCCACGGCGCTGCCACGCATCGCGGAGCTGGCCGCGCCGGCGGCGTGGCAGAGCATCGAGTTCATCTCCGACCTGCACCTGCAGGCCTCCGAGCCGCGCACCTTCGATGCGTGGCGGCGCTTCATGGCGTCGTCGCGCGCCGACGCCCTCTTCATCCTGGGCGACCTGTTCGAGGTGTGGGTGGGCGACGACGTCGTCGACGAGCCGGGCTTTGCGGCGGATTGCGCGGCGGTCCTGCAGGCGGCCGCGAAGCGCCTGCCGGTGTTCGTGATGCACGGCAACCGCGACTTCCTCATGGGCGATGGCCTGATGCGCACGTGCGGCGCCACGCTGCTCGAGGACCCGACCGTCTTCACCTTCGGTGGCGCGCGCTGGCTCCTGACGCACGGCGACGCGCTGTGCGTGAGCGACACGAAGTACATGCAGTTCCGCGCGCAGGTGCGCGACGCCGCCTACCAGCGCGCCTTCCTCGCCAAGCCGCTGGCCGAGCGGCTGGCGATCGGCCGCGCCATGCGCGCCGAGAGCGAGTCGCGAAAGGGCGCCGGCCCGAGCCCCGACTACGGCACGGTGGACGACACGCTCGCGGCCCAGTGGCTGGAGGCCGCCGATGCGCGCACGATGATCCACGGCCACACGCACCAGCCGCGCGAGCACGACCTGGGCCGCGGCCTCACCCGCATCGTGCTGGCCGACTGGGACCTGGCCGCCACCCCGCCGCGCTGCGAGGTACTGCGTGTGGACGTGTGGGGCGCGCAGCGCGTCACCCTGGCCTGA
- a CDS encoding tetratricopeptide repeat protein: MTSIQSVQSGRIARAFSVALLCFASFAARADDYTDVNRLVQARQYDQAMAKAEQYLAAKPRDPQMRFLKGVILAESGKRAAAIEAYLQLTQEYPELPEPYNNLAVLYAQQNDYDKARDALEGAVRANPNYATAHENLGDVYARLASQSYAKAQQIDPANTSAPPKLALVRQLLAPKR, from the coding sequence GTGACATCCATCCAGAGCGTGCAATCCGGCCGCATCGCGCGCGCCTTTTCAGTGGCGTTGCTCTGCTTCGCATCCTTCGCCGCGCGGGCCGACGACTACACCGACGTCAACCGCCTCGTGCAGGCCAGGCAGTACGACCAGGCGATGGCGAAGGCCGAGCAGTACCTCGCCGCCAAGCCGCGCGACCCGCAGATGCGCTTCCTCAAGGGGGTGATCCTCGCCGAGAGCGGCAAGCGCGCCGCCGCGATCGAGGCCTACCTGCAGCTCACCCAGGAATACCCCGAGCTGCCCGAGCCCTACAACAACCTCGCCGTGCTCTACGCGCAGCAGAACGACTACGACAAGGCCCGCGACGCGCTCGAAGGCGCGGTGCGCGCCAACCCCAACTACGCCACCGCGCACGAGAACCTCGGCGACGTCTATGCGCGCCTGGCGAGCCAGTCGTACGCGAAGGCGCAGCAGATCGACCCCGCCAACACGAGCGCGCCGCCCAAGCTCGCGCTGGTGCGCCAGCTGCTCGCGCCCAAGCGCTGA
- a CDS encoding DUF349 domain-containing protein, which translates to MTQATLKNNDTRALDELTGGAFSAPTSGERSSRVRDWLATNPSPEQMQEVFRELSARDKGAAKLLREKLDELRRARTQEHIATEWSDKAQALLAQPRLNIADALAWQRDAAKAGAPLSREPLATVKAQLADRVKGIEDLQHRVQVQREAAVLLAQRIEVLSTKPWQDAVAAADALSKDVPEWQAQAQALQADANWASVDNKFPPLLDSSRQQLQVVWDAFQGAVAQAQGAAQDPAAPLPPVPVWADELRAARGVAVEAPAKPPKPKVDPEVRERANAAVREVLGKLEQEIAQGHGKASAGAANALRAALKEHGRHVDATLESQAHAALGAASELEGWQRWRADQLRQELVAKAEDLFEKPAPVEGQEPQPPKPRFGGRKMQEQLRALREQWKQVDQGGPPNHGLWRRFDEACNAAYKVVEEWLDKVKAESAEHKAQRVALIDEVKAWAQANTTALDGDWKGFARILQQFDMRWREGGHLPEKLFADMQAKWKEAMQAARAPLEAMQKESLGRRDAMIEEAKVLGAAPQLRIDAVKSLQQRWQAEAQQVPLDRRHEQKLWDAFRKPIDEAFQRKGQERDRAAAELSERDRMVLDASKALEAANATGDAQKIKTAMAGLEAALKGQAQARADVAAAADAEQAAAPVPAPEASAEGEAPAAEQQPAPPKAKPRPLVAMRGDDRPGMKKTEPAAPARGGKFGDRKGAPAGRFGDRDRRGGEREDRGPRLGDAAFRAQREALEHAQFALKKLAAQAHGEALTQLMTAWEQRSAEQLPSQQELGKAVAGGTRAAWGKVLGNAPSGDAAEALLRLEIAAETPTPAEQLQARRAMQLQLLTRRSDPSPAQTWAEDTARVLATAYDATNARRLQNALKVLMRR; encoded by the coding sequence ACTTCCGGCGAACGCAGCTCACGCGTGCGCGACTGGCTCGCGACCAACCCGAGCCCCGAGCAGATGCAGGAGGTGTTCCGCGAACTCTCCGCCCGCGACAAGGGCGCCGCGAAGCTGCTGCGCGAGAAGCTCGACGAGCTGCGCCGGGCGCGCACGCAGGAGCACATCGCCACCGAATGGAGCGACAAGGCACAGGCGCTTCTGGCGCAGCCGCGCCTGAACATCGCCGACGCGCTGGCGTGGCAGCGCGACGCCGCCAAGGCCGGCGCGCCCCTCAGCCGCGAACCGCTGGCGACGGTGAAGGCGCAGCTAGCGGACCGCGTCAAGGGCATCGAGGACCTGCAGCACCGCGTGCAGGTGCAGCGCGAAGCGGCCGTGCTGCTCGCGCAGCGCATCGAGGTGCTGTCGACGAAGCCCTGGCAGGACGCCGTGGCCGCGGCCGACGCGCTCAGCAAGGACGTGCCCGAGTGGCAGGCGCAGGCGCAGGCGCTGCAGGCCGATGCCAACTGGGCCAGCGTCGACAACAAGTTTCCGCCCTTGCTCGACTCCTCGCGCCAGCAATTGCAGGTCGTGTGGGATGCCTTCCAGGGCGCCGTCGCGCAAGCGCAGGGCGCCGCGCAGGATCCTGCGGCGCCGCTGCCGCCCGTGCCCGTGTGGGCCGACGAATTGCGCGCCGCGCGCGGCGTCGCAGTCGAAGCGCCGGCCAAGCCGCCGAAGCCCAAGGTGGACCCCGAGGTGCGCGAGCGTGCCAATGCCGCCGTGCGCGAAGTGCTCGGCAAGCTCGAGCAGGAGATCGCGCAGGGCCACGGCAAGGCCAGCGCCGGCGCCGCCAACGCGCTGCGCGCCGCGCTGAAGGAGCACGGCAGGCACGTCGACGCCACGCTCGAGAGCCAGGCGCATGCGGCGCTGGGCGCCGCGAGCGAACTCGAAGGCTGGCAGCGCTGGCGCGCCGACCAGCTGCGCCAGGAACTCGTCGCCAAGGCGGAAGACCTGTTCGAAAAGCCGGCACCGGTCGAAGGCCAGGAGCCACAGCCGCCCAAGCCGCGCTTCGGCGGCCGCAAGATGCAGGAACAGCTGCGCGCCTTGCGCGAGCAATGGAAGCAGGTGGACCAGGGCGGCCCGCCGAACCACGGCCTGTGGCGCCGCTTCGACGAAGCGTGCAACGCCGCCTACAAGGTCGTCGAGGAATGGCTCGACAAGGTCAAGGCCGAGTCGGCCGAGCACAAGGCGCAGCGCGTCGCGCTCATCGACGAAGTGAAGGCGTGGGCGCAAGCGAACACGACGGCGCTCGACGGCGACTGGAAGGGTTTCGCGCGCATCCTGCAGCAGTTCGACATGCGCTGGCGCGAAGGCGGGCACCTGCCCGAGAAGCTCTTCGCCGACATGCAGGCCAAGTGGAAGGAAGCGATGCAGGCCGCGCGCGCGCCGCTGGAGGCGATGCAGAAGGAAAGCCTCGGCCGCCGCGACGCGATGATCGAAGAGGCGAAGGTGCTCGGCGCCGCGCCGCAACTGCGCATCGACGCCGTCAAGTCGCTGCAGCAGCGCTGGCAGGCGGAAGCGCAGCAGGTCCCGCTCGACCGCCGCCACGAACAGAAGCTGTGGGACGCGTTCCGCAAGCCCATCGACGAGGCGTTCCAGCGCAAGGGCCAGGAGCGCGATCGCGCGGCCGCCGAGCTGAGCGAGCGCGACCGCATGGTGCTGGACGCGTCCAAAGCCCTCGAGGCCGCGAACGCCACCGGCGACGCACAGAAGATCAAGACCGCGATGGCCGGCCTGGAGGCCGCGTTGAAGGGCCAGGCGCAGGCGCGCGCCGACGTCGCAGCCGCGGCCGATGCCGAACAGGCGGCGGCGCCCGTGCCGGCGCCCGAAGCATCCGCGGAAGGCGAAGCGCCGGCCGCGGAGCAGCAGCCCGCGCCTCCCAAGGCCAAGCCGCGCCCGCTCGTCGCGATGCGCGGCGACGATCGCCCCGGCATGAAGAAAACCGAGCCCGCGGCGCCCGCGCGCGGCGGCAAGTTCGGCGACCGCAAGGGTGCGCCGGCGGGGCGCTTCGGCGACCGCGACCGCCGCGGCGGCGAGCGCGAAGACCGCGGCCCGCGCCTGGGCGATGCCGCCTTCCGCGCACAGCGCGAAGCGCTGGAGCACGCGCAGTTCGCTCTGAAGAAGCTGGCGGCACAGGCGCACGGCGAAGCGCTGACCCAATTGATGACGGCGTGGGAGCAGCGCTCGGCCGAGCAGTTGCCCAGCCAGCAGGAGCTGGGCAAGGCGGTCGCCGGTGGCACGCGCGCCGCCTGGGGCAAGGTCCTGGGCAACGCACCGTCCGGCGATGCCGCCGAAGCGCTCTTGCGGCTGGAAATCGCCGCGGAAACCCCGACGCCCGCCGAGCAATTGCAGGCGCGCCGCGCCATGCAGCTGCAGCTGCTCACGCGCCGCAGCGACCCGTCGCCCGCGCAGACCTGGGCCGAGGACACGGCGCGCGTGCTCGCGACCGCCTACGACGCGACGAACGCGCGCCGCCTGCAGAACGCGCTGAAGGTGCTGATGCGCCGCTGA
- a CDS encoding acetyl-CoA carboxylase carboxyltransferase subunit alpha: MAKRTFLDFEQPIAELESKIEELRYVQTESAVDISEEIEQLSKKSLQLTKDIYSELSPWQITKIARHPERPYTLDYVNEIFTDFIELHGDRHFADDLSIVGGLARFNGSPCMVIGHQKGRDTKERGLRNFGMSRPEGYRKALRLMKTAEKFKLPVFTFVDTPGAYPGIDAEERGQSEAIGRNIFEMAQLETPIITTIIGEGGSGGALAISVADQVLMLQYSIYSVISPEGCASILWKTAEKAQEAADAMGITAHRLKALGLVDKIVNEPVGGAHRDHKQMAAFLKRALNDAMRQLTDLKTRELLDRRYDRLKSYGRFTDTKAEPTR, translated from the coding sequence GTGGCCAAGAGGACATTCCTGGATTTCGAGCAGCCCATCGCGGAGCTCGAGTCCAAGATCGAGGAGCTGCGCTACGTCCAGACGGAATCGGCCGTGGACATCTCCGAGGAGATCGAGCAGCTTTCCAAGAAGAGCCTGCAGCTCACCAAGGACATCTACAGCGAGCTCTCGCCGTGGCAGATCACCAAGATCGCGCGGCACCCCGAGCGCCCGTACACGCTCGACTACGTGAACGAGATCTTCACGGACTTCATCGAGCTGCACGGCGACCGCCATTTCGCCGACGACCTGTCCATCGTGGGCGGGCTCGCGCGCTTCAACGGCAGCCCCTGCATGGTGATCGGCCACCAGAAGGGCCGCGACACGAAGGAGCGCGGGCTGCGCAATTTCGGCATGAGCCGCCCCGAGGGTTACCGCAAGGCGCTGCGCCTGATGAAGACGGCTGAGAAGTTCAAGCTGCCGGTCTTCACCTTCGTCGACACGCCCGGCGCGTACCCCGGCATCGATGCCGAAGAGCGCGGCCAGTCGGAAGCCATCGGCCGCAACATCTTCGAGATGGCGCAGCTCGAAACCCCCATCATCACGACGATCATCGGCGAGGGCGGCTCCGGCGGAGCGCTCGCGATCTCGGTGGCCGACCAGGTGCTGATGCTGCAGTACTCGATCTACTCCGTGATCAGCCCCGAGGGCTGCGCGTCCATCCTCTGGAAGACGGCGGAGAAGGCGCAGGAAGCCGCCGATGCGATGGGCATCACCGCGCATCGCCTGAAGGCGCTGGGCCTGGTGGACAAGATCGTGAACGAGCCCGTGGGCGGCGCGCACCGCGACCACAAGCAGATGGCTGCGTTCCTCAAGCGCGCGCTGAACGATGCGATGCGCCAGCTCACCGACCTGAAGACGCGCGAACTGCTGGACCGCCGCTACGACCGGCTCAAGAGCTACGGGCGCTTCACGGACACGAAAGCCGAGCCGACGCGCTGA
- a CDS encoding M90 family metallopeptidase translates to MFGWLRRRPARREIPDALWQSALARCPFLSERPAADVAKLRQLAGEFLARKEFHGARGFVITDEVAVAIAAQAVLPVLHLGLDWYDDFVGIVVHADEVVARRSSMDETGVVHDWEEVIAGEAMDRGPVMLSWHDVSGAGERAHEGYNVVIHEFVHKIDMRDGAPDGCPPLPTAAARRAWLEVMQREYEAFREKVIVAERFGGDETWLDPYGAEAIDEFFAVASEAYFVAPARFRAEHAALAQLFDGFFGAR, encoded by the coding sequence ATGTTCGGCTGGCTGCGCAGGCGACCGGCGCGCCGCGAGATACCCGACGCGCTCTGGCAGTCCGCCCTCGCCCGCTGTCCCTTCCTGTCTGAACGCCCTGCCGCGGACGTCGCCAAGCTGCGGCAACTGGCCGGCGAGTTCCTCGCCCGGAAGGAATTCCACGGCGCACGCGGCTTCGTCATCACCGATGAAGTCGCCGTGGCCATCGCGGCGCAGGCGGTGCTGCCCGTGCTCCACCTCGGCCTGGACTGGTACGACGACTTCGTCGGCATCGTGGTGCACGCCGACGAAGTGGTCGCGCGGCGGTCGTCGATGGACGAGACCGGCGTGGTCCACGACTGGGAGGAAGTGATCGCAGGCGAGGCGATGGATCGCGGGCCGGTGATGCTGAGCTGGCATGACGTCTCGGGCGCCGGCGAACGCGCGCACGAAGGCTACAACGTGGTCATCCACGAGTTCGTCCACAAGATCGACATGCGCGACGGCGCCCCGGACGGCTGCCCGCCGCTGCCGACCGCCGCCGCGCGGCGCGCATGGCTCGAAGTCATGCAAAGGGAATACGAAGCCTTCCGCGAGAAGGTCATCGTCGCCGAGCGCTTCGGCGGCGACGAGACGTGGCTCGATCCCTACGGCGCGGAAGCCATCGACGAGTTCTTCGCCGTCGCGAGCGAGGCCTACTTCGTCGCGCCCGCGCGCTTCCGCGCGGAGCACGCCGCGCTGGCGCAACTCTTCGACGGCTTCTTCGGCGCGCGCTGA
- a CDS encoding TonB family protein: MQKLGNRGAAHKARLAGVVAGLLLATAHTASAQTSAPPAGNPVDNAPSEAARRAALSPYRFILQNASAPRKAAAPAPAPAPAVAEPKRAPAPAPVQQAAAQPQAPRPAPAPEVAAPPPPAPEPTVAAVSRQAAEPPPPRREIIPIQTDEPRLSPALLREQPKGVVKVHFDIQPNGTVSDVKILASTNRSLNRPTLEAIQGWKFQPVDEILTVETELVYKFD; the protein is encoded by the coding sequence ATGCAGAAACTCGGCAACCGCGGGGCCGCCCACAAGGCGCGCCTCGCCGGGGTAGTAGCGGGACTGCTCTTGGCCACGGCCCACACGGCCTCCGCCCAGACGTCCGCCCCTCCCGCAGGCAATCCGGTCGACAACGCACCCAGCGAGGCTGCCCGCCGCGCCGCGCTCAGCCCGTACCGGTTCATCCTCCAGAACGCATCGGCCCCGCGCAAGGCGGCCGCGCCGGCGCCCGCCCCTGCGCCGGCGGTTGCGGAGCCCAAGCGCGCGCCCGCGCCGGCGCCCGTGCAGCAGGCCGCCGCACAACCGCAGGCACCCAGGCCGGCGCCCGCACCGGAAGTCGCAGCGCCACCGCCGCCCGCGCCGGAACCCACGGTCGCCGCGGTGTCACGCCAGGCCGCCGAGCCGCCGCCGCCCCGGCGCGAGATCATCCCGATCCAGACCGACGAGCCGCGCCTGTCGCCCGCACTGCTGCGCGAGCAACCAAAGGGCGTGGTCAAGGTGCACTTCGACATCCAGCCGAACGGCACGGTGTCGGACGTGAAGATCCTGGCGAGCACCAACCGCTCGCTCAACCGCCCGACGCTCGAAGCGATCCAGGGCTGGAAGTTCCAGCCGGTCGACGAGATCCTGACGGTGGAGACCGAGCTGGTCTACAAGTTCGACTGA
- a CDS encoding peptidylprolyl isomerase produces MQITRRAAAFVLSASFALAGASAFAADKAPRVKFTTSMGEFVVEVYPDKAPKTVDNFLTYVKAKFYDGTIFHRVIGHFMIQGGGYQQDYRPKITRPPVAHEGATGVKNDVGTIAMARTDNPNSATSQFFINVADNSRLDPTGPATGYVAFGKVVSGMDVVNKIKEIPTGAGGPFPTDVPKTPVVIQSATLVQ; encoded by the coding sequence ATGCAGATCACCCGCCGTGCCGCGGCCTTCGTCCTTTCCGCCAGCTTCGCCCTCGCCGGTGCGTCCGCGTTCGCGGCCGACAAGGCGCCGCGCGTGAAGTTCACGACGTCCATGGGCGAGTTCGTCGTCGAGGTCTATCCCGACAAGGCGCCGAAGACCGTCGACAACTTCCTCACGTACGTGAAGGCCAAGTTCTACGACGGCACCATCTTCCACCGCGTCATCGGCCACTTCATGATCCAAGGCGGCGGCTACCAGCAGGACTACCGCCCGAAGATCACGCGCCCGCCGGTCGCGCACGAAGGCGCCACGGGCGTGAAGAACGACGTCGGCACCATCGCAATGGCACGCACCGACAACCCGAACTCCGCCACGTCGCAGTTCTTCATCAACGTCGCCGACAACTCGCGTCTGGACCCGACGGGCCCCGCTACCGGCTACGTGGCTTTCGGCAAGGTCGTGAGCGGCATGGACGTGGTGAACAAGATCAAGGAAATCCCCACCGGCGCCGGCGGCCCCTTCCCCACCGACGTGCCGAAGACGCCCGTGGTCATCCAGTCCGCGACCCTCGTGCAATAA
- the cysS gene encoding cysteine--tRNA ligase — translation MTLRIYNTLKRELEDFSPIEPGRVRMYVCGVTVYDRPHIGNVRSAVAFDVVRRWLEASGLAVDFVRNITDIDDKMIRRAVENGETVRALAERMTALMYQDYDALGILRPTHDPRATDFIPQMVEIVQLLERKKLAYRAEGGDVNFAVRALPGYGKLSGKSLDQLRAGERVAVADDKHDPLDFVLWKSSKPTEPADAKWQSPYGEGRPGWHIECSAMAHSILGQPIDIHGGGTDLIFPHHENEVAQSEGAFGKPLANVWMHNGFLNIDGEKMSKSLGNFFSLPEVLRLYDAETVRFFMVRGHYRTEIGWSDKHLDDARASLRRLYTALDLVEARDAAIDWQDPFAARFKAAMDNDFGTPEAVAVLFDLAAEVNRTKSAQHAGLLKALGGTLGVLQGDPKAFLRAGSTLDDATIQRFIEERAAAKAAKDFARADAIRKDLLAQGVVLKDSPTGTTWESAT, via the coding sequence ATGACCTTGCGCATCTACAACACGCTCAAGCGTGAGCTGGAGGACTTTTCGCCGATCGAGCCGGGCCGTGTGCGGATGTACGTGTGCGGCGTCACCGTCTACGACCGCCCCCACATCGGCAACGTGCGCTCCGCGGTCGCGTTCGACGTGGTGCGCCGCTGGCTCGAGGCGAGCGGCCTCGCCGTGGACTTCGTGCGCAACATCACCGACATCGACGACAAGATGATCCGCCGCGCGGTGGAGAACGGCGAGACGGTGCGTGCGCTGGCCGAGCGCATGACGGCGCTGATGTACCAGGACTACGACGCACTCGGCATCCTGCGCCCGACGCACGACCCGCGCGCCACCGACTTCATCCCGCAGATGGTCGAGATCGTGCAGCTGCTCGAGCGCAAGAAGCTCGCGTACCGCGCCGAGGGCGGCGACGTGAACTTCGCCGTCCGCGCGCTGCCGGGGTACGGCAAGCTCTCCGGCAAGTCGCTGGACCAGCTGCGTGCGGGCGAGCGCGTGGCGGTGGCCGACGACAAGCACGACCCGCTCGACTTCGTGCTGTGGAAGAGCTCCAAGCCCACCGAGCCCGCCGATGCGAAGTGGCAGAGCCCCTATGGCGAAGGCCGGCCGGGCTGGCACATCGAGTGCTCCGCGATGGCGCACAGCATCCTCGGCCAGCCCATCGACATCCATGGCGGCGGGACGGACCTTATCTTCCCGCACCACGAGAACGAGGTCGCGCAAAGCGAAGGCGCTTTCGGCAAGCCGCTGGCCAACGTGTGGATGCACAACGGCTTCCTCAACATCGACGGCGAGAAGATGTCGAAGTCGCTGGGCAATTTCTTCTCGCTGCCCGAAGTGCTCCGGCTGTACGACGCCGAGACCGTGCGCTTCTTCATGGTTCGCGGGCACTACCGCACCGAGATCGGCTGGAGCGACAAGCACCTGGACGATGCCCGCGCCAGCCTGCGCCGCCTGTACACCGCGCTCGACCTGGTCGAGGCGCGCGATGCCGCGATCGACTGGCAGGACCCGTTCGCCGCGCGCTTCAAGGCCGCGATGGACAACGACTTCGGCACGCCCGAAGCGGTCGCGGTGCTGTTCGACCTGGCCGCCGAAGTGAACCGCACGAAGTCGGCGCAGCACGCGGGGCTGCTCAAGGCATTGGGCGGCACGCTCGGCGTGCTGCAGGGCGACCCGAAGGCTTTCCTGCGCGCGGGCTCCACGCTCGACGATGCGACCATCCAGCGCTTCATCGAGGAGCGCGCCGCGGCGAAGGCCGCGAAGGACTTCGCGCGCGCCGATGCGATCCGCAAGGACCTGCTCGCGCAAGGCGTCGTGCTCAAGGATTCCCCCACCGGCACCACGTGGGAGTCCGCGACTTGA